GATATTGCTGAACTTATTGCTGAAGCTAACAATCTATAAAAGACAATAAAAATGTTATGAAAAAGAAAATCTTGTTACTAGGAGTAGTGTTTTTTACACTTATTTTAAGTGCTCAAGAGGCTACTTTAGATAAAATAGCTAAGGAAACTTGTGAATATTTGAATGAAGTTGATTTTAAATCATTATCTAAAAAAGATTTAGAAATAAAACTAGGTATACAAATCATAAAGTTATACTCTAAGTATGAAAAGGAATTAAAATCTGAAGGTTTAGAGTTTGAGTTAAATGAAGACCAAAAAGGTATTGAAAGTTATGCAGAGAAAGTAGCTTTTAGTATGATAAAATTTTGTCCAGAGGTATTAGCTGCTTTTGCTGACGATGGAGAAGATGAGATGCAAGAAGTTGCGAGTATTCTCTACCTAGAAGGTGAAATTAAGAAAATCTCTGGTGAAGAATTATATGTTATCGAAATAAAAGATACTTCAGGTAAAACCCAAAAGTTTCTTTGGTTAAATAACTTCGAGGGTTCAGATGAACTTATTGAATTAGATAAAAAAGTAAAAGGAAAAAAAGTGAAAATATTTTATGAAGATGTAGAGTACTTTTCACCAAAATTAAAAGAGTATATTGTTAGAAAGAAAGTTTCAAAAGTAGAGTTTTTATAAACCCTAGAGTATGGAAGACCAATTTCAAAATAATGAAGTGATCAACTTCCCAGATATTTCAAATGTAACATTTAAAAGCATAGAAAAACGCTATTTGAAAGTACTACTTTTAAGTGCTTTTTCTTATATCTTATTTATAGTTTTAGGATCTGTTTTATTTTTAGAAAAAGTAATCCGTAAAAAAGAAGAAGGTTTTCCTTTTTACATAATTTACATTTCTTTAATAGTGTTGACTATACTTTACATTCTAAATATAATACTCGGTTTTCCAAAACGTAAATATGTAATAAGAGAACAGGATATTACATATAAAAGTGGATTCATCACTAGAACCATGGTTACAGTTCCTTTTTCTAGAATTCAGCACGTTGAAATAGACGAAGGAATATTTTCAAGAATTTTTAAATTGGCTTCTTTAAGTGTTTACACTGCCGGAGATAGTAGTGATGATCTTGAAATAAGAGGACTATCGAAAGATCAAGCATTAAAAATTAAAGAGTTTATTAGCAGTAAGATTAATGAGTAATGAAATAGACTTTTCAGAATTTAGAACACAATCGTTAAAAGGTATTGTAATTATCTACGGTAAAATTCTCTTTCGAGTTTTAAAAGCAACATGGGTTTTATTATTCCTTTTTATCACAAAAGCTTCTAAATTATCATCAATAAATATCCTTTATTTTTATTTTGGAATCATAGGAATATTACTCTTTATCCTAATTAGATCATACCTAGTTTACAAGAACTTTAAATTTAAAATAGATGGAGATTCCTTTGTTTTAAAGAAAGGAATTATAGCTAAAAACAATACAGCAATTGCCTTTGATAGAATTCAAAATGTGAATTTTTCACAGAATGTAATTCATCAGTTAATCAATGTTTATCAGGTCGATATAGAAACAGCAGGTTCAGATAAAACAGAAATTTCAATCAAAGCATTATCGCTTGATCAAGCAAAAGCACTCCGAAAAAAAATTACGGATGGAAAAACTCAAGAACAATCGATAGTTGAAGAAAATGAGTTGGTTAAAGAAAAACCCTTACTTTCTATTGGAGTAAATGATTTATTGAAAGTAAGTATTACTGAAAATCACCTACAAAGTTTATTACTTTTAACAGCTTTTTTATTTGGGTTTTATCAACAAATACAAGATGTTTTTCAAAACTTCATTGGAGAAGAAATTTTAGACAATTACGTAAACAAAGGAAAAGATTTACTTACAGGAAGTTTACTATTACTGTTAGGTTTACTAATCTTTTTATCGATAGTAGCCATCATAAGTTCATTTGTTCGTGTTTTTCTTAGACATTTCAACTTAACTTTTTCAATTAAAAATAGAGCTTTTGAAATTCAACAAGGCCTAACTAATAAGAAAGCGATTATCCTTAAAAAGGAAAAAGTTCAGTTTATCACTATTATTACAAACCCTTTAAAAAGAAGATTGGGTATTTCATATGTTATTTTTAAACAAGCCATCAGCGGAAAAGTAAAAAAGACAGACAAGCTCATAAAAATAGTAGGTTGTAAGAAAGAACATCTAGATAAAATAAAAGAGACTTTGTACACATCTTACGATTTTGAAAATGTCACTAAAGAAAAACCACATTGGTATTTCACATATAGAATCATACTTAGAACTACATTAATTCTTTTGTGTTTTAACGTATTCTTCTATTTTATTTTTGATGGAAAAAATCAAGTATTTGTAAATGTATTTTTGCTTCTGATTATAGGAACATTGTTTTATAAGAAAATACGAAAGTTATTCTTTAAGGTATCTAAAGATATGCTGCTAGTTGGTGGAGGAGCTATTGAAACAAGTAGTACATATTTAGAAATGTTTAAAGTGCAAAATGTGAAAATTCAACAAAGTATTTTCCAGAGAAGAAGAAAAGTAGCTGATGTAATCTTACAAACAGCTTCAGGAAAAATAAAATTACCAAGTATAAAAGAACAAAGAGCAAACGAACTTTATAATCATATTTTATATACAATAGAAACGAGTACAAAAGAATGGATGTAAAAAGTTATATAAAAGCAGCAAGATTACGAACATTACCGCTTTCAATCTCAGGAATAATTGTTGGAGCATCATTGGGAAATTACGACTCGGTCAAAAATCTAGCTTTTAAATGTTGTTTTGGGTGTCCAAAATCATATACAACATTAATTTTCTGGTTAGCTATTCTAACGACAATAGGTTTTCAAGTATTGTCAAATTTTGCAAACGATTATGGAGATGGAATAAAGGGAACTGATAAAGATAGAGAAGGAGAAGCACGTATGGTTGCGTCTGGAGCAATAACACCGCAACAAATGAAAAGAGCAATGATAATAACTACTATTCTCACTCTAATTGTGGCAATTGCTTTAATTTATGTGGCATTTGGTAAAGACAATTTTATTTATTCTCTATTGTTTTTCGGTTTAGGGATTACGTCAATTGTGGCTGCTATTAAATATACAGTTGGTAAATCTGCTTACGGTTACAGCGGATTTGGTGATATATTTGTTTTCCTTTTCTTTGGTTTATTAGCAGTTGTAGGAACTTATTTTTTATATACCAAAGAAATCAATTTTACAATTTTTCTCCCAGCTTTTTCAGTTGGATTATTAAGTACAGCTGTACTTAATTTAAATAATATGAGAGATCGTGTTAATGATGAAAAATCAGGAAAAAATACTATTGTAGTAAAAATAGGAGCAGAATTCGCTAAATATTATCATTATTATTTGATAGTTTCATCGTTTTTATTCTCTTTCTTATATGTAGGAATTCACTATAGAACACCTTGGCAATTCTTATTTTTGGTAGCTTATATACCACTAGCTAAGCATTTATTATTTGTGTATAAGAATGAAAATGAACCTTTATTAGACGGAGAGTTAAAGAAAGTAGCATTAAGTACTTTTTTGTTTGCGATTCTTTTTGGTCTAGGTAACGTTTTGTAATTTTACTTACGCTACAAAAACAAACAACAATTCAAAAAAACATGAAGATTACATTTTACGGTCATGCTTGTTTCGGCATAGAAATTAATAATACTAACATTATAGTTGATCCTTTTATTACCGGAAATCCGTTAGCACAAGACATTGATATAAATTCAATTAAAGCAGATTATATTTTAGTAACACATGCACATCAAGATCATGTTTTAGATGTAGAGGTTCTAGCAGAGAGAACTGGAGCTACTATTGTTTCTAATTACGAAATTGTAATGTATTATGGAGCAAAAGACTTAAAAGGACATCCAGTTAATCATGGAGGAACTTTTAAAACAGAGAATTTTTCAGCTAAATATGTAAATGCTATTCATACGTCTTCATTTGCAGATGGTTCTTATGGTGGTCAGCCAGGCGGTTTTGTAATTACTGCAGGTGATAAATCGTTATATATTGCTGGTGATACAGCGGTAACGATGGATATGAAATTAATTCCTATGACAACTAAATTAACAGCTTCAATTTTTCCAATCGGAGATAATTTTACAATGGGAGTTACAGACGCGATTATCGCAAGTGATTTAGTAGAGTGTGATTCAGTAATAGGATGTCATTTCAATACTTTTCCACCAATTGAAATTGATGTAGATAATGCTAAACAACAATTTTCAGATGCAGGAAAAGAATTAAATATTGTAGAAATAGGAGCTTCAATAACAATCTAAAATGAAAAGAATTAAAATAATCTTAGGAGTAATTGCAGCTTTAACTATTGTGTTTTTTTCAACAGGACTTTTCTTTAAAGAAACAGCCTATACGACTCAAATCACAGTAAACAAACCAATAGACGAAGTTTTTTCATTGTTTAATGATACGTCTAAAATAAAAAACTGGATTCCAGATGTACAATCAATAGAAGCTATTGATGAAAAACCTGAAAAAACAGGAAGTACTTATAAAATGGTTGTAAAGAATAATAATGGTGAAGAAATTGCTTTAGAAGAAAAAGTAATTGCTTTTGTACCTAACGAGAAAGTAACTTTACGATTTAAATCGCCAACAATGTTAAAAACGGATGATTACGTTTTTAGTTTTACTGATGGAAATACTACAATTCAGAATAATTCAAGATGTATCGGTGGTTCTTATATTTTAAGTTGTCTGTTTCCTTATTTCAAAGGAAAATTACAAAGTATCGATCAAGAATACTTAAATAATTTTAAAGCTTTTATAGAAAAAAACTAAGAGATTGATTCAAGCTAAATTTCAAAAATATACTTTAGAGTTTAAACGTCCGAGTGGGACTTCAAGAGGTGTTTTAAGAGTAAAAGAAACGTATTTACTTCTTTTAAGTGAAGGTGATAAGCAAGGAATTGGAGAATGTGGAGTGTTTAAAGGTTTAAGTGCTGATGATAGACCAGATTATGATGAGAAGTTAATTTGGACTTGCAATAATATCAATTTAGGTTTAGAGAAATTGTTACAAGAACTTATCGAGTTTCCTTCTATTCAAATTGGTGTTGAACAAGCTTTTTTATCATTAAATTCTCAAGATAAGTTTGAATTATTTCCTTCTGATTTCACACAAAAAAAAGACCCAATTTCAATTAATGGATTAATTTGGATGGGGGATGCAGATTTTATGAAATCTCAAATTCAAGACAAATTAAATGAAGGCTTTTCTTGTATAAAAATGAAAATTGGTGCCATTAATTTTGAAGAAGAATTAGCATTATTAAAAAGTATTAGAAAAGAATTTTCTTCAAAAGAGATTGAATTGCGTGTAGATGCAAATGGAGCTTTCGCACCAAATGAAGCATTAGAGAAATTAAAGCGTTTGTCTGAGTTAGAATTACATTCTATAGAGCAACCGATAAAACAAGGTCAATATGAAGAAATGGCAAAACTGTGTGAGAAAACTCCTTTGCCAATTGCCTTAGATGAAGAATTGATTGGTGTTTTTTTAACTGAAGAAAAGAAAAAGCTTATTCAAAATATTAATCCGCAATACATTATTTTAAAACCTACTTTAGTTGGTGGATTTAAAGGAAGTCAAGAATGGATTGATATTGCAGAACATAATAATATCGACTGGTGGATTACTTCTGCATTAGAAAGTAACATTGGTTTAAATGCCATTGCACAGTGGACATATACTTTAAAAAGTAAAATGCCTCAAGGATTAGGAACTGGAAGTTTGTTTACAAATAATTTCGATAGTCCATTAGAGGTGAAAAATGGAAAGTTACAATACAATACTACCTTGGATTGGAACTTTAATTTAAAATAAAATACAATGAACTACATTCAGCAAGCATTTAAAGGAAGAAACGAATGGTATTTATATCTAATAAGTATCTTCTTAATTTTATTCGGTTGGCAAATAATTGGAGGAATTCCATTACTGATAACTGCCGTGCTTTTTTCAGATGGTGTTGGAGGTTTTACTAAAGCTGCTGAAAATAATTTTTTAGGAATTGGTATTGATAGTAATTTATATCTCTTCCTAATGATATTAATGTTTATTTTTGGTTTACTCGCGTTAATTGTTTGTATAAAATATATACACAAGAGAAAATTCACAACCTTAGTTACTTCAAGAAAAAAAATAGATTGGAAGCGCTTTTGGTTCGCGTTCGTAATTTGGGCAGTTATAGCAATTATTATTACTACTGTCGGAATTTTAATGTCTCCTGAAGATTATGTATGGAATTTTAAACCCGTTCCTTTTTTTACATTATTATTGGTTTCTTTTTTGTTTTTACCTTTTCAAACAAGTTTTGAAGAGTTACTGTTTAGAGGATATTTATTACAAGGATTTGGAGTTCTTTTTAAAAATAGATGGGTGCCACTTATTATAACGTCTGTGGTTTTCGGATTATTACATGGAGCAAATCCAGAAGTTGAAAAGCTAGGATACATCAGTATGGTCTTTTACATCGGAACAGGTTTGTTTTTTGGAATACTAACACTTTTAGATGAAGGAACAGAGCTTGCTTTAGGATTTCATGCAGCGAATAATATTATAGCTGCAGTATTTGTAACAGCGAATTGGACTGTTTTTCAAACAGAAGCCTTGTATGTAGATCATTCAGAACCTTCTGTTGGTATAGAAATGTTTTTACCAGTATTTGTAATATATCCAGCTGTAATTTTCTTTTTGTCGAAAAAATATGGGTGGACAAATATGAAAGATAAACTATTCGGAAATATTACTGTTCCTGTTGCACAAGAAAATATTATTGACATAAAAGGTGTAGAGGAAAATGCATCTTAATTTTAAATTGAATGGAATTTCTTTTCAGTCTGAAGAGGAATTAATAGCATATTCAAAAACAATTTCAAAGAGTATATATTCTTTCTTTATTGACTGGTTCAATCAAGAAGATTATTTAGTTGTAACAACTTCTGGTTCTACAGGAAAACCTAAACCAATTTCTTTGAAGAAAGAGTTTATGAAAAACTCTGCAATAGCTACTGGAAACTTTTTCAATGTAAAAGAAGACACAAAAGCATTATTATGTCTTTCTGCAGATTATATTGCCGGAAAAATGATGTTGGTTAGAGCGTTAATTTTAGGTTGGTCGCTTGATGTTGTAAGTGTAGATTCTAATCCACTTTCAAAGACAAAAGAAGATTATGATTTTTCAGCAATGGTTCCAATGCAATTGCAAAATTCTTTGCAGGATTTACATCGCATAAAAAAAATAATTGTTGGTGGTGGAGTAGTTTCTAATACATTGATAAGTAAAATTCAGGATAATCAAACTCAGATTTTTGCAACCTATGGAATGACAGAAACCATTACACATATTGCTGTGAAAAAATTGAATGATTTTAATGAAAAACCAGTTTTTTACCAAAGTTTGCCCAATGTTGAAATTGGCATAGATCATCGAAGTTGTTTGGTTATTAAAGCGCCAAAAGTATCAGATGAATTGGTGGTGACAAATGATGTTGTTCAGCTAGTTTCAGATAATCAATTTGAATGGTTGGGGAGGTTTGATAATATTATTAATTCTGGAGGAGTAAAGCTAAATCCAGAAAAAATAGAAGAAAAATTATCACAAATAATTCATGGTAGATTCTTTGTTATTGGTTTTCCAGATGAAACTTTAGGAGAAAAGTTAATTCTTATCGTAGAAGGAGAAAAATATGATCTTTCACTATCTAGTGTAAAAGGTTTATCAAAATATGAAATTCCTAAAGAAGTATATTTTTTATCCAATTTTATAGAAACAGAAACTCAAAAAATTCAGCGTAAAAAAACACTTGAAAAACTCAAATTATAATTCAAATTAGCTTTTTTGATTACTTAAAAGCGGAAATTACCGCTAACTTTCTAAAAATACATTTTCACTAATCAAAAATAGGTTGTAACTCATTCATTACTTTTTTATAGTGTAAATTCTCATACATTTATCGAAAATCAAATTGTATGAAATCAAAATTTACCCTTTTTATACTTGTACTTACTTTAGTGAGTCAGGTTCATGCTCAGGAAGTTCCTGTGATAAAAATAGACGAAAAAGAAATCTCTGTAAAGAAGTTGAAAATAGAAACTTCAATTATTGGAGATATAGCGTTCACTACTTATGATATGTCTTTTTATAACCCGAATGATAGAGTTTTAGAAGGAGAGTTGTTATTTCCTTTAGGAGAAAATCAATCAGTAATTCGATATGCTTTAGATATTAATGGGAGTTTAAGAGAAGCAGTTATTGTAGAAAAAGAAAAAGCAAGAGTTGCTTTTGAAAGTACAATTCGACAAAAAATAGATCCAGCCTTATTAGAGAAAACAAAAGGAAATAACTACAAAAGTAGAATTTATCCAATTCCGGCTAAAGGTTACAAAAGAATAGTAATAGGCGTTCAGCAACAATTGATTTTAAATAATAAGAATTATTACTATGAACTTCCTTTTCAGTTTAAAAATAAAATGGAAGAATATGCTTTAGATATCAAGGTTTTAAATCAAAAAGGAAAACCTAAAGTTAAAAAAGGATTACTATCGAGTTTTAAATATAATACTGAAAAAGACGAGTTTCAAAGTAAATACCAAGGAAAAAGTATTAAAGTTAAAGAGCCAGTATTGGTTAAAATTCCTTTAAATACTTCAAAAGAAAAAGTAATTGCAACAAACGAATATTTTTATTGCGCTAAAGTTTTAAAAGATGTAAGAACGAATAATGAGTTAGAAAACAGCATTACTATTTTTTGGGATACATCTTTATCTCAAGAAAGTAAAAAGCTAGATGCTGAATTAGAATTACTAGAAACGTATTTTCAAAAAGCAAAAAATGCATCAGTAAAATTAGTAAAGTTTAATCTGAAGAAACATACCGAATTAACATATTCAGTTTCGAATGGAGTATGGAAATCATTAAAGGAAGAATTAAAAGCAACAGCTTTTGATGGAGGAACATCTTTTGATTTTTTAGAGTCATATCAAGACAGTAATAGCTTACATATCTTTTTTACCAATGGATTAAATACGTTAGATGAAAGTCAAATAAATTTTAAGAAAAAAACATATGTAGTCAATAGTCTACGCAGTGCAGATCATAATGTATTAAAGTATGCAGCTGTAAAATCTGGTGGAGATTATATCAATTTAAAGAATGAATCTATAAAAAAAGCATTTCAAAAGTTTCAGCAGAATAAACTACAATTTTTGGGAACTGATTTAAATGAAAATATAGAGACTTATCCAGAAATAGGTAGTAGAATAGGAGCAAACTTCACCTTATTAGGAAAAGGGTTTAAAACAAAAGATATTATATATGTTTATTTAGGAAAAGGAAAAGATACTTTAAGAACATTACGTTTTAAGCTAAAGAGAAGCGAGAAAAAAAACAATTACATCTCTAAAATTTGGGCACAAAAAAAACTTGATTATTTAAGTGTGCAAAAAGAAGAAAATAGAAGAGCTATAGTAAAATTAAGTAAAGAGTATCAAATTATAAGTCCATTTACTTCTCTGTTAGTTTTAGATAGAATTGAGGATTATGTAACTCATGAAATTACACCGCCCAATGAATTACTAGAAGAATACAATAGATTATTAAGTATAAAAGTAAATGACAAGAAAGAAAGAATTGCACGTTTACAAAATGATTTATTTGATGATTATGATGAAATTTTAGAATGGTATAGTAAAGACTATAAAGAAATACCAAGAAATGATGTAGCTCCAAAATATGTAGCACAAACAGATATGACTGTGAATGCTACGGTAGAAAGAGTTGAAACAAACAACACTTCAAACGAAGAGAATTCTCAAACAAATCAAGCTAATGTAAGAACAGGAGAGGGTGAGACATTTTTAGTAAAAGGAACAGTAAGTGATGAAACTGGTCCAATGCCAGGAGTTAACATTCTTATAAAAGGAACT
This genomic stretch from Tenacibaculum jejuense harbors:
- a CDS encoding AMP-binding protein, whose amino-acid sequence is MHLNFKLNGISFQSEEELIAYSKTISKSIYSFFIDWFNQEDYLVVTTSGSTGKPKPISLKKEFMKNSAIATGNFFNVKEDTKALLCLSADYIAGKMMLVRALILGWSLDVVSVDSNPLSKTKEDYDFSAMVPMQLQNSLQDLHRIKKIIVGGGVVSNTLISKIQDNQTQIFATYGMTETITHIAVKKLNDFNEKPVFYQSLPNVEIGIDHRSCLVIKAPKVSDELVVTNDVVQLVSDNQFEWLGRFDNIINSGGVKLNPEKIEEKLSQIIHGRFFVIGFPDETLGEKLILIVEGEKYDLSLSSVKGLSKYEIPKEVYFLSNFIETETQKIQRKKTLEKLKL
- a CDS encoding PH domain-containing protein yields the protein MEDQFQNNEVINFPDISNVTFKSIEKRYLKVLLLSAFSYILFIVLGSVLFLEKVIRKKEEGFPFYIIYISLIVLTILYILNIILGFPKRKYVIREQDITYKSGFITRTMVTVPFSRIQHVEIDEGIFSRIFKLASLSVYTAGDSSDDLEIRGLSKDQALKIKEFISSKINE
- a CDS encoding SRPBCC family protein, whose product is MKRIKIILGVIAALTIVFFSTGLFFKETAYTTQITVNKPIDEVFSLFNDTSKIKNWIPDVQSIEAIDEKPEKTGSTYKMVVKNNNGEEIALEEKVIAFVPNEKVTLRFKSPTMLKTDDYVFSFTDGNTTIQNNSRCIGGSYILSCLFPYFKGKLQSIDQEYLNNFKAFIEKN
- the menA gene encoding 1,4-dihydroxy-2-naphthoate octaprenyltransferase; this translates as MDVKSYIKAARLRTLPLSISGIIVGASLGNYDSVKNLAFKCCFGCPKSYTTLIFWLAILTTIGFQVLSNFANDYGDGIKGTDKDREGEARMVASGAITPQQMKRAMIITTILTLIVAIALIYVAFGKDNFIYSLLFFGLGITSIVAAIKYTVGKSAYGYSGFGDIFVFLFFGLLAVVGTYFLYTKEINFTIFLPAFSVGLLSTAVLNLNNMRDRVNDEKSGKNTIVVKIGAEFAKYYHYYLIVSSFLFSFLYVGIHYRTPWQFLFLVAYIPLAKHLLFVYKNENEPLLDGELKKVALSTFLFAILFGLGNVL
- a CDS encoding PH domain-containing protein, encoding MSNEIDFSEFRTQSLKGIVIIYGKILFRVLKATWVLLFLFITKASKLSSINILYFYFGIIGILLFILIRSYLVYKNFKFKIDGDSFVLKKGIIAKNNTAIAFDRIQNVNFSQNVIHQLINVYQVDIETAGSDKTEISIKALSLDQAKALRKKITDGKTQEQSIVEENELVKEKPLLSIGVNDLLKVSITENHLQSLLLLTAFLFGFYQQIQDVFQNFIGEEILDNYVNKGKDLLTGSLLLLLGLLIFLSIVAIISSFVRVFLRHFNLTFSIKNRAFEIQQGLTNKKAIILKKEKVQFITIITNPLKRRLGISYVIFKQAISGKVKKTDKLIKIVGCKKEHLDKIKETLYTSYDFENVTKEKPHWYFTYRIILRTTLILLCFNVFFYFIFDGKNQVFVNVFLLLIIGTLFYKKIRKLFFKVSKDMLLVGGGAIETSSTYLEMFKVQNVKIQQSIFQRRRKVADVILQTASGKIKLPSIKEQRANELYNHILYTIETSTKEWM
- a CDS encoding metal-dependent hydrolase — protein: MKITFYGHACFGIEINNTNIIVDPFITGNPLAQDIDINSIKADYILVTHAHQDHVLDVEVLAERTGATIVSNYEIVMYYGAKDLKGHPVNHGGTFKTENFSAKYVNAIHTSSFADGSYGGQPGGFVITAGDKSLYIAGDTAVTMDMKLIPMTTKLTASIFPIGDNFTMGVTDAIIASDLVECDSVIGCHFNTFPPIEIDVDNAKQQFSDAGKELNIVEIGASITI
- a CDS encoding VIT domain-containing protein, yielding MKSKFTLFILVLTLVSQVHAQEVPVIKIDEKEISVKKLKIETSIIGDIAFTTYDMSFYNPNDRVLEGELLFPLGENQSVIRYALDINGSLREAVIVEKEKARVAFESTIRQKIDPALLEKTKGNNYKSRIYPIPAKGYKRIVIGVQQQLILNNKNYYYELPFQFKNKMEEYALDIKVLNQKGKPKVKKGLLSSFKYNTEKDEFQSKYQGKSIKVKEPVLVKIPLNTSKEKVIATNEYFYCAKVLKDVRTNNELENSITIFWDTSLSQESKKLDAELELLETYFQKAKNASVKLVKFNLKKHTELTYSVSNGVWKSLKEELKATAFDGGTSFDFLESYQDSNSLHIFFTNGLNTLDESQINFKKKTYVVNSLRSADHNVLKYAAVKSGGDYINLKNESIKKAFQKFQQNKLQFLGTDLNENIETYPEIGSRIGANFTLLGKGFKTKDIIYVYLGKGKDTLRTLRFKLKRSEKKNNYISKIWAQKKLDYLSVQKEENRRAIVKLSKEYQIISPFTSLLVLDRIEDYVTHEITPPNELLEEYNRLLSIKVNDKKERIARLQNDLFDDYDEILEWYSKDYKEIPRNDVAPKYVAQTDMTVNATVERVETNNTSNEENSQTNQANVRTGEGETFLVKGTVSDETGPMPGVNILIKGTTTGTETDFDGNFSISVKKGDVLVYSYIGMKTEERVIANTNPYNVVLTSDNVLDEVVVVGYVPVKERTVTAAVSMVASEAIEEVSEDNDGVVLAGSKEKALAIRGASSISSSTKPLYVVNGKLVDGNPRLSPNEIASIYVIKDEDGQKIYGSRAANGVIVITTHEAKSKDEKNIEAFEAMVEGKIELKGWNPDTPYLKELKKIQNTNEAFSKYLELRNKYSNAPSFYIDVADFFKERNQEEKAIQVLSNVAEIELDNYELLRSLAYKFEEYKMYSSAIHMYKQIVELRPEDIQSYRDLALVYGDVGEYQKAVDLLYQIVNGEFVDKDEDRRYEGIETVALFELNKMIRIHREKLQIEHFDKRFLKDVALDLVITIDWNHNDTDIDLWVTDPNGEECSYRHSETKIGGYITNDMTEGFGPEAFMLKKAIKGKYKIAVDYYSSSQQKISGPTTLKLSIYKNYGRVNQVKEVKVIRLTNKDDKIEIGNITF
- a CDS encoding o-succinylbenzoate synthase; this encodes MIQAKFQKYTLEFKRPSGTSRGVLRVKETYLLLLSEGDKQGIGECGVFKGLSADDRPDYDEKLIWTCNNINLGLEKLLQELIEFPSIQIGVEQAFLSLNSQDKFELFPSDFTQKKDPISINGLIWMGDADFMKSQIQDKLNEGFSCIKMKIGAINFEEELALLKSIRKEFSSKEIELRVDANGAFAPNEALEKLKRLSELELHSIEQPIKQGQYEEMAKLCEKTPLPIALDEELIGVFLTEEKKKLIQNINPQYIILKPTLVGGFKGSQEWIDIAEHNNIDWWITSALESNIGLNAIAQWTYTLKSKMPQGLGTGSLFTNNFDSPLEVKNGKLQYNTTLDWNFNLK
- a CDS encoding CPBP family intramembrane glutamic endopeptidase, producing the protein MNYIQQAFKGRNEWYLYLISIFLILFGWQIIGGIPLLITAVLFSDGVGGFTKAAENNFLGIGIDSNLYLFLMILMFIFGLLALIVCIKYIHKRKFTTLVTSRKKIDWKRFWFAFVIWAVIAIIITTVGILMSPEDYVWNFKPVPFFTLLLVSFLFLPFQTSFEELLFRGYLLQGFGVLFKNRWVPLIITSVVFGLLHGANPEVEKLGYISMVFYIGTGLFFGILTLLDEGTELALGFHAANNIIAAVFVTANWTVFQTEALYVDHSEPSVGIEMFLPVFVIYPAVIFFLSKKYGWTNMKDKLFGNITVPVAQENIIDIKGVEENAS